The following are from one region of the Erwinia billingiae Eb661 genome:
- a CDS encoding LLM class flavin-dependent oxidoreductase has translation MHLALYLSDTGLHAGGWRHPEAQNNDPMQLQTWLTLVKKAEQAGFDFAFIADKLSIDDIYGNDIASTVQSRPGYARPEPMALLTALSLFTDRIGLGATVSTTYGEPFHTARTIATIDHFSAGRMGWNAVTSTNDGEARNFSRQQHLGHQARYQRAGEFIDAVHQLLASWQPGALVADQESGVYMDPEKVSYTDFHGEHFHIKGPLTVAASPQGRPVQILAGVSEDFKKVAARVAEVIFTVQPDMARAQQFYQQFKQEMAALGRPPQACKVLPGLMPIVGATQQEAEEKRRQLDELVNPLAGLSFMSASMNYDLSQHDENDIFPDIFDKISGSKGRFEYVISQARKEGKTLAEVAKAYAASASFKVIAGTPEQIASEMIAWVEAKACDGFVLMPADMPASLNNFAERVIPELQKRGAFRQGYQGTTLRDHLDLPLVTPR, from the coding sequence ATGCATCTGGCGCTTTATCTCAGCGACACCGGGTTGCACGCCGGAGGCTGGCGGCATCCTGAGGCGCAAAATAACGATCCGATGCAGCTGCAGACCTGGCTGACGCTGGTGAAAAAAGCCGAGCAGGCCGGATTTGATTTCGCATTTATCGCCGACAAACTGTCGATCGATGATATTTACGGTAACGACATCGCCAGCACCGTTCAGTCGCGTCCGGGTTATGCCCGTCCGGAACCGATGGCGCTGCTGACCGCATTGAGCCTGTTTACCGATCGCATTGGCTTAGGCGCAACCGTATCGACCACCTACGGTGAGCCTTTCCATACTGCCCGCACCATCGCCACAATCGATCATTTTAGCGCCGGCAGAATGGGCTGGAACGCGGTGACCTCGACCAATGATGGCGAAGCACGCAATTTCAGCCGCCAGCAGCATTTAGGCCATCAGGCGCGTTATCAGCGTGCGGGAGAGTTTATCGATGCGGTGCATCAGCTGCTTGCCAGCTGGCAGCCTGGTGCGCTGGTGGCCGACCAGGAGAGCGGCGTTTATATGGATCCGGAAAAGGTCAGCTATACCGATTTTCACGGCGAGCATTTCCATATCAAAGGGCCGCTGACCGTCGCCGCCTCGCCGCAAGGCAGGCCGGTGCAGATCCTGGCGGGCGTCTCGGAGGATTTTAAGAAGGTCGCCGCCCGGGTGGCAGAGGTGATTTTCACCGTTCAACCCGACATGGCGCGCGCGCAGCAATTTTATCAGCAGTTTAAGCAGGAGATGGCCGCCTTGGGTCGTCCACCGCAAGCCTGTAAAGTGCTGCCCGGCCTGATGCCGATTGTGGGCGCAACGCAGCAGGAGGCGGAAGAGAAGCGCCGTCAGCTGGATGAACTGGTCAATCCGTTAGCCGGGTTGAGCTTTATGTCTGCCAGCATGAATTACGATTTGTCGCAGCACGATGAAAACGACATATTCCCGGATATCTTCGACAAAATCAGTGGCAGCAAAGGGCGCTTTGAGTACGTGATTTCTCAGGCGAGGAAAGAGGGGAAAACGCTGGCCGAAGTGGCGAAAGCCTATGCGGCCAGCGCCTCATTTAAGGTGATTGCCGGCACGCCAGAACAGATTGCCAGCGAGATGATTGCCTGGGTAGAGGCCAAAGCCTGCGACGGTTTCGTGCTGATGCCCGCTGATATGCCGGCCTCGTTGAATAATTTTGCTGAACGGGTCATCCCGGAACTGCAAAAGCGCGGTGCCTTCAGGCAGGGCTATCAGGGAACCACGTTGCGCGACCATCTGGATTTACCGCTGGTCACGCCTCGTTGA
- a CDS encoding DUF2502 domain-containing protein, whose translation MKRLLLVATLVASLSPLAMHTAQADNANITLAPGVSLHIGDRDPRGNYWDGGRWRDGHYWRSNYRYDEGRWWRHEQWRRHEEMRRRHEWERERRWHDRERHREYRHHERERHHDHDHRH comes from the coding sequence ATGAAACGTTTATTACTTGTTGCCACCTTAGTGGCAAGTTTATCCCCGTTGGCAATGCACACAGCGCAGGCTGACAACGCAAATATCACCTTAGCTCCTGGCGTCTCGTTACATATTGGTGACCGCGATCCGCGCGGTAATTACTGGGACGGCGGCCGCTGGCGCGATGGGCACTACTGGCGCAGCAACTACCGTTATGATGAAGGCCGCTGGTGGCGACACGAGCAGTGGCGCAGGCATGAAGAGATGCGCCGTCGTCACGAATGGGAGCGGGAACGCAGATGGCACGATCGCGAACGTCATCGCGAATACCGTCATCATGAAAGAGAGCGTCATCACGACCACGATCATCGCCATTAA
- the glk gene encoding glucokinase — MTKYALVGDVGGTNARLALCEVENGALSQAKTFSTADYDSLEAVIRFYLDEQKQEITDGCIAIACPITDDWVEMTNHDWAFSTSKMKANLGFEHLEIINDFTAVSMAIPMLSADDVMQFGGGKAVNDKPVAVYGAGTGLGVAHLVHVDKRWVSLPGEGGHVDFAANSEEEDLILEVLRAELGHVSAERVLSGAGLVNLYRAIVKSDDRVPENLKPKDVSQRALDDSCTDCRRALAMFCVIMGRFGGNLALNLGTFGGVYIAGGIVPRFLEFFKSSGFRAAFEDKGRFKDYVQNIPVFLITHDQPGLLGAGAHLRQTLGSVL; from the coding sequence ATGACTAAGTATGCTTTGGTAGGTGATGTTGGCGGCACAAATGCCCGCCTGGCACTGTGTGAAGTAGAAAACGGTGCCCTTTCACAAGCCAAAACTTTCTCCACAGCAGACTACGACAGCCTTGAAGCTGTGATCCGCTTCTATCTTGACGAACAGAAGCAGGAGATTACCGACGGCTGTATCGCTATTGCCTGTCCAATCACTGACGACTGGGTCGAGATGACCAACCATGACTGGGCGTTCTCCACCAGTAAAATGAAAGCCAACCTCGGCTTTGAGCACCTGGAGATCATCAACGACTTTACCGCCGTTTCTATGGCCATCCCGATGCTGTCCGCAGACGATGTGATGCAGTTCGGTGGCGGCAAAGCGGTCAACGACAAGCCGGTTGCGGTCTACGGCGCAGGGACCGGTCTGGGCGTTGCTCACCTGGTTCACGTTGATAAGCGCTGGGTCAGCCTGCCGGGCGAGGGCGGTCACGTCGATTTCGCTGCTAACAGTGAAGAAGAAGACCTGATCCTCGAAGTGCTGCGTGCGGAACTGGGCCACGTCTCTGCCGAGCGCGTGCTGTCTGGTGCCGGTCTGGTGAATCTGTATCGGGCGATTGTTAAATCAGATGACCGGGTGCCGGAAAACCTGAAGCCGAAAGACGTGTCGCAACGTGCGCTGGATGACAGCTGCACCGATTGCCGCCGGGCACTGGCGATGTTCTGCGTGATCATGGGCCGCTTTGGTGGCAACCTGGCGCTGAACCTTGGTACCTTTGGCGGTGTGTATATCGCCGGCGGTATCGTGCCTCGCTTCCTGGAATTCTTTAAATCGTCCGGCTTCCGTGCCGCGTTTGAAGACAAAGGCCGCTTTAAGGATTACGTGCAGAATATTCCGGTATTCCTGATCACTCACGATCAGCCAGGCCTGCTGGGTGCCGGTGCGCACCTGCGTCAGACGCTGGGCAGCGTGCTGTAA
- a CDS encoding NupC/NupG family nucleoside CNT transporter, translating to MSGIFHFALALVMVAVLALLVSTDRKNIRVRFIIQLLVIEVLLAWFFLNSEVGLGFVKGFAGLFDKLLSYAAQGTNFVFGNMSDKGLAFFWLNVLCPIVFISALIGILQHFRILPIVIRAIGTVLSKINGMGKLESFNAVSSLILGQSENFIAYKDILGKMSQRRMYTMAATAMSTVSMSIVGAYMTMIDPKYVVAALVLNMFSTFIVLSIINPYSVDSEEELTLGDLHKGQSFFEMLGEYILAGFKVAVIVAAMLIGFIALISAINALFDFVFGISFQGVLGYVFYPFAWVMGVPAGEALKVGSIMATKLVSNEFVAMMDLQKVAAELSPRGVGILSVFLVSFANFSSIGIVAGAIKGLHEEQGNVVSRFGLKLLYGSTLVSVLSASIAGLVLAW from the coding sequence ATGTCAGGCATTTTTCATTTTGCTTTGGCGCTGGTGATGGTAGCCGTGCTGGCCTTACTGGTTAGCACCGATCGGAAAAACATCCGCGTACGTTTTATTATACAGCTTCTGGTTATCGAAGTGCTGCTTGCGTGGTTCTTCCTTAACTCTGAAGTGGGTCTTGGCTTCGTTAAAGGGTTTGCGGGTCTGTTCGACAAATTGCTGAGCTATGCAGCACAAGGGACTAATTTCGTTTTCGGCAACATGAGTGATAAAGGCCTGGCATTCTTCTGGCTCAATGTTCTCTGCCCTATCGTGTTTATCTCTGCACTGATCGGGATTTTGCAGCACTTCCGTATCCTGCCGATTGTTATTCGCGCCATCGGTACCGTGCTGTCAAAAATCAACGGCATGGGCAAGCTGGAATCTTTTAACGCCGTGAGCTCGCTGATTTTAGGTCAGTCAGAGAACTTCATTGCCTATAAAGATATCCTCGGAAAAATGTCTCAGCGCCGCATGTACACCATGGCGGCAACGGCGATGTCTACCGTATCAATGTCAATTGTGGGCGCGTACATGACCATGATTGATCCGAAATACGTGGTGGCCGCGCTGGTATTGAACATGTTCAGCACCTTTATCGTGCTGTCGATCATCAACCCGTACAGCGTCGACAGCGAAGAAGAACTGACGCTGGGCGATCTGCACAAAGGGCAGAGCTTCTTTGAGATGCTGGGTGAATACATCCTGGCCGGTTTCAAAGTTGCGGTGATCGTCGCGGCGATGCTGATTGGCTTTATTGCGCTGATTTCAGCGATTAACGCCCTGTTCGATTTCGTCTTCGGCATCAGCTTCCAGGGTGTGCTGGGTTACGTCTTCTACCCGTTTGCCTGGGTGATGGGCGTGCCGGCAGGTGAAGCGCTGAAAGTGGGTAGCATCATGGCAACCAAACTGGTGTCTAACGAGTTTGTGGCGATGATGGATCTGCAAAAAGTGGCGGCTGAACTGTCACCACGCGGCGTCGGCATCCTCTCCGTGTTCCTGGTCTCTTTTGCGAACTTCTCGTCTATCGGGATTGTGGCAGGCGCGATCAAAGGCCTGCACGAAGAGCAAGGTAACGTGGTTTCCCGCTTCGGCCTGAAACTGCTGTACGGCTCAACGCTGGTGAGCGTGCTCTCTGCTTCCATTGCAGGATTAGTGCTGGCCTGGTAA
- a CDS encoding Nramp family divalent metal transporter, protein MFEGRTVEQTVRGSRKIKFALMGPAFIAAIGYIDPGNFATNIQAGASYGYTLLWVVVWANIMAMVIQLMSAKLGIATGKNLAEHIRDRFPRPAVWFYWVQAEIIAMATDLAEFIGAAIGFKLIFGVSLLQGAVLTGVVTFLILMLQNHGKKPLELVIGGLLLFVAAAYVIELFFSQPKITDLMQGLAVPSLPTADAVLLAAGVLGATIMPHVIYLHSSLTQNPDGGSREQRYSSTKLDVAIAMTIAGFVNLAMMATAAAAFHFSGHTGIADLDQAYLTLDPLLGRAAALVFGLSLLAAGLSSTVVGTMAGQVVMQGFVHIHIPILVRRVVTMLPSFIVILAGWEPTRILVMSQVLLSFGIALALIPLLTFTGNRELMGDMVNSRPMQLAGKVIVLVVVALNLYLLVAMAMGL, encoded by the coding sequence ATGTTTGAAGGCCGCACAGTAGAACAAACGGTTCGCGGATCGCGCAAAATCAAATTTGCGTTGATGGGCCCTGCGTTTATCGCGGCTATCGGTTATATCGATCCCGGCAATTTTGCCACCAATATTCAGGCCGGCGCCTCTTATGGCTATACGCTGCTGTGGGTGGTGGTGTGGGCCAATATTATGGCGATGGTGATCCAGCTGATGTCTGCCAAACTCGGCATCGCCACCGGGAAAAACCTCGCTGAACATATCCGCGATCGTTTCCCGCGTCCTGCCGTCTGGTTTTACTGGGTGCAGGCTGAAATTATTGCCATGGCGACCGACCTGGCGGAATTTATCGGGGCGGCGATTGGCTTCAAGCTGATTTTCGGCGTCAGTCTGCTGCAGGGCGCGGTGCTCACCGGCGTGGTCACCTTCCTGATCCTGATGCTGCAAAACCACGGTAAAAAGCCGCTGGAACTGGTGATTGGTGGCCTGCTGCTGTTTGTCGCGGCGGCTTACGTCATCGAACTGTTCTTCTCACAGCCGAAGATTACCGATTTGATGCAGGGATTGGCCGTGCCTTCGCTGCCAACCGCCGATGCGGTGTTACTGGCGGCGGGCGTGCTGGGCGCGACAATTATGCCGCACGTGATCTATCTGCACTCCTCGTTAACGCAAAATCCCGACGGCGGCTCGCGTGAACAGCGCTACTCGTCAACCAAGCTGGACGTGGCGATTGCGATGACCATTGCCGGCTTCGTCAATCTGGCGATGATGGCCACGGCGGCGGCGGCGTTCCACTTTAGCGGTCATACCGGCATTGCCGATCTGGATCAGGCTTACCTGACGCTGGACCCGCTGCTGGGTCGCGCAGCGGCGCTGGTGTTTGGTCTGAGCCTGCTGGCTGCCGGACTCTCTTCCACCGTGGTGGGCACCATGGCCGGGCAGGTGGTGATGCAGGGCTTCGTCCATATTCACATTCCGATTCTGGTGCGCCGCGTGGTGACCATGCTGCCTTCCTTTATCGTGATCCTTGCCGGATGGGAGCCGACACGTATCCTGGTGATGAGTCAGGTACTGCTGAGCTTCGGTATCGCGCTGGCGTTAATCCCGCTGCTGACCTTTACCGGCAACCGCGAGCTGATGGGCGATATGGTGAACTCACGCCCGATGCAGCTGGCAGGCAAGGTGATTGTGCTGGTGGTGGTGGCGTTGAATCTGTATCTGCTGGTGGCGATGGCCATGGGGTTGTAA
- a CDS encoding LLM class flavin-dependent oxidoreductase, whose protein sequence is MSIQFLGMIGHRLASEIIPASGPLFNKQYIADFARAHEQAGFDRVLVGYWSDQPDGFLVTAHAAANTSTLKFLLAHRPGFVSPTLAARKLATLDQLTDGRLAVHIISGGSDVEQRRDGDFLNKTQRYERTDDFLSVLRQSLTSDTPYDHQGEHYQVEQAFSAVKPQQSALPIYFGGSSPEAIKVAGRHADVFALWGEPLAGAAETVRTVRAEAARQGRKIGFNISFRPIIAATEKEAWEKAEHIREVARKKLIESGHDFGLPKPQSVGAARLMAAANEGERLDKSLWTGIAKLVGGGYNSTSLVGTPDQVSDALLKYYDLGIESVLIRGFDPLNNALDYGRELIPLTREKVAARKVARSA, encoded by the coding sequence ATGAGCATTCAATTCCTCGGTATGATTGGCCATCGCCTGGCGTCCGAAATCATTCCTGCCAGCGGTCCGCTATTCAATAAACAGTACATTGCAGACTTTGCCCGTGCTCATGAGCAGGCCGGTTTCGATCGGGTGTTGGTCGGCTACTGGTCCGATCAACCGGATGGTTTTCTGGTCACTGCGCATGCCGCCGCCAACACCTCAACATTGAAATTCCTGCTGGCCCACCGTCCGGGCTTTGTCTCGCCGACGCTGGCAGCCCGTAAACTCGCTACCCTCGATCAACTCACCGATGGCCGCCTGGCGGTGCATATCATCAGCGGCGGCAGCGATGTTGAACAACGCCGTGATGGTGATTTCCTTAACAAGACCCAGCGCTATGAGCGCACCGATGATTTCCTGAGCGTATTAAGGCAGAGCCTCACTTCCGACACGCCATACGATCACCAGGGCGAGCATTATCAGGTTGAGCAGGCGTTTTCGGCGGTGAAGCCACAGCAAAGCGCGCTGCCGATCTATTTCGGCGGCTCCTCGCCTGAAGCGATCAAAGTGGCAGGTCGTCATGCGGACGTGTTCGCCCTTTGGGGTGAACCGCTGGCCGGTGCCGCAGAAACCGTGCGGACGGTGCGTGCAGAAGCCGCCAGACAGGGCCGCAAGATTGGTTTCAATATCTCCTTCCGCCCGATTATTGCCGCCACGGAGAAAGAAGCCTGGGAAAAAGCCGAGCATATCCGCGAAGTCGCCCGCAAAAAGCTGATTGAATCCGGCCATGATTTTGGTTTGCCGAAGCCGCAAAGCGTCGGCGCGGCCCGCCTGATGGCCGCCGCCAATGAAGGGGAACGCCTCGACAAATCCCTGTGGACCGGCATCGCTAAACTGGTTGGCGGCGGTTATAACTCCACCTCACTGGTCGGTACGCCGGACCAGGTCTCCGACGCGCTGCTGAAGTATTACGACCTGGGCATTGAAAGCGTGCTGATCCGCGGCTTCGATCCGCTGAACAATGCGCTGGATTACGGCCGTGAACTGATCCCGCTGACCAGAGAGAAAGTCGCGGCCCGCAAAGTGGCAAGGAGTGCCTGA
- the mgrA gene encoding L-glyceraldehyde 3-phosphate reductase, whose translation MVYQADAERYQKMTYHRSGRSGLKLPAISLGLWHNFGDSTRVDNSRQLLRHAFDNGITHFDLANNYGPPPGSAEENFGRILREDFAPYRDELIISSKAGYTMWDGPYGDWGSRKYLIASLNQSLKRMGLDYVDIFYHHRPDPETPLEETMGALDHIVRQGKALYIALSNYPAELAAEAIGILKQLGTPCLIHQPKYSMFERAPDNGLLDVLIKEGVGSIAFSPLAGGVLTDRYLNGIPEDSRAASGSQFLSGDQLTPEKMEKVRQLNAMAQERGQKLSQMALAWVLRENRVTSVLIGASKTSQIDDAVGMLQKRDFSQAELQKISSILG comes from the coding sequence ATGGTTTATCAGGCAGATGCAGAACGTTATCAGAAAATGACCTATCACCGCAGCGGACGGAGTGGCCTCAAGCTACCGGCAATTTCGTTAGGCTTATGGCATAACTTCGGCGACAGCACCCGCGTGGATAACAGCCGTCAGCTGCTGCGCCATGCTTTTGATAACGGTATCACTCATTTCGATCTGGCTAACAACTACGGTCCACCACCGGGTTCAGCTGAAGAAAACTTTGGCCGCATCCTGCGGGAAGACTTTGCGCCGTACCGTGATGAGCTGATCATTTCGTCCAAAGCGGGTTACACCATGTGGGACGGCCCTTATGGTGACTGGGGTTCGCGTAAATATCTGATTGCCAGCCTGAACCAGAGCCTGAAGCGGATGGGACTCGATTACGTCGATATCTTCTATCACCACCGTCCGGATCCTGAAACGCCGCTGGAAGAGACGATGGGCGCACTGGACCACATTGTGCGTCAGGGCAAGGCGCTGTATATCGCGCTGTCCAACTATCCGGCTGAACTGGCGGCAGAAGCCATTGGCATCCTCAAGCAGCTCGGCACGCCATGTCTGATCCACCAGCCGAAATACTCGATGTTCGAGCGTGCGCCGGATAACGGTCTGCTGGACGTGTTGATAAAAGAAGGCGTCGGCAGCATCGCCTTCTCCCCATTGGCTGGCGGCGTGTTGACCGACCGCTACCTGAACGGTATTCCGGAAGACTCGCGCGCGGCCAGCGGCAGCCAGTTCCTCAGCGGCGACCAGTTGACCCCGGAGAAAATGGAGAAGGTGCGTCAGCTGAACGCGATGGCGCAGGAGCGTGGGCAGAAACTGTCTCAGATGGCGCTGGCCTGGGTGCTGCGGGAAAACCGCGTGACCTCGGTGCTGATTGGTGCCAGTAAAACCAGCCAGATTGATGATGCGGTTGGCATGCTGCAGAAGCGTGATTTCAGCCAGGCTGAACTGCAAAAAATCAGCAGCATTCTCGGCTAA
- a CDS encoding ABC transporter substrate-binding protein: protein MKTLSLSALAVLLAAVTAPVLAANTLSVGDQRGNARAILEASGELNNTPYTLDWHEFANAAPLLEAMRAGSIDAGSVGDAPLTFAVAAGLDAKGILATRYAGNAIIVKKGSPIHSVKDLIGKRIATVKGSSGHNLALQALQKAGVDPKQVSFVFTTPAEATLVLDQGGVDAVSTWEPYVSFATHQSGAQILADGKDYPALNYLVASNAAIASKKAELADFTQRLSRARAWGIQHPDAYAASISKLLRIPQDVALAKVKREVNSVDTNSQDVVAVQQNTADFYVKNGLIPAPLKAASFIDLSLSQGK, encoded by the coding sequence ATGAAAACCCTTTCTCTTTCTGCACTTGCTGTACTTCTCGCGGCGGTCACGGCGCCCGTTTTGGCTGCGAATACGCTTTCAGTTGGCGACCAGCGGGGCAATGCGCGGGCGATCCTTGAAGCCTCCGGCGAGTTAAACAACACGCCTTATACGCTGGACTGGCATGAGTTTGCTAACGCCGCACCGTTGCTGGAAGCGATGCGCGCAGGTTCAATAGATGCCGGTTCGGTGGGGGATGCACCCTTAACTTTCGCCGTGGCGGCAGGGCTGGATGCCAAAGGGATCCTGGCGACGCGCTATGCCGGCAACGCCATTATCGTCAAAAAGGGTAGCCCGATTCACAGCGTGAAGGATCTGATTGGCAAACGCATTGCGACGGTCAAAGGTTCATCCGGGCACAACCTGGCTTTGCAGGCGCTGCAAAAAGCCGGTGTCGATCCTAAGCAGGTCAGCTTTGTCTTTACCACGCCAGCAGAAGCGACGCTGGTGCTGGATCAGGGCGGCGTCGATGCGGTTTCCACCTGGGAACCTTACGTGTCGTTTGCCACGCATCAGTCAGGCGCACAGATCCTGGCGGACGGTAAAGACTATCCGGCCCTCAACTATCTGGTGGCCAGCAACGCCGCCATTGCCAGCAAGAAGGCCGAACTGGCCGACTTCACGCAGCGGTTGAGCCGTGCCCGCGCCTGGGGCATCCAGCATCCTGACGCCTATGCGGCCTCCATCAGCAAGCTGTTAAGGATCCCGCAGGACGTGGCGCTGGCAAAGGTGAAGCGCGAAGTGAACTCCGTTGACACGAACAGTCAGGACGTGGTTGCGGTGCAGCAAAATACCGCCGATTTCTACGTGAAAAATGGCCTGATCCCGGCACCGCTGAAGGCGGCTTCCTTTATTGACCTCAGCCTTTCGCAGGGGAAATAG
- a CDS encoding ABC transporter substrate-binding protein: MRFPFLLAVVLSSLATSALAEKVTLRLGDVKGDRFISLRESGQLKDLPYDLKLTSFDSGAPVQEALNAGALDVGFTGDLPFLFVYAAGAPVKAVGAWQNNPDSIALLTRPDSGIHSLKDLKGKQIAVNRGGWGHYLLLGLLDRAGLKPSDVTLRFLGPVDGRAALASHAVDAWATWEPYVSSAVVVDQDLLVPQGGGKGILSGYSYALAREEALKDPGKRKAIADLQARLAKAQIWAQHHPEAFAKALSTSLGMPENITQRWIASAQIRPVEFTPKLANSLQQSADFFYKNHVLPKSIDVHQAFDYSLSSQSNQLALGQEAKHE, encoded by the coding sequence ATGCGTTTTCCTTTTTTACTGGCAGTCGTACTGTCATCGCTCGCCACCTCAGCGCTGGCGGAGAAAGTCACCCTGCGGCTGGGCGATGTGAAAGGCGATCGCTTTATTTCGCTGCGCGAGTCCGGGCAGTTAAAAGACCTGCCTTATGATTTGAAGCTCACCTCTTTCGATTCCGGCGCACCGGTGCAGGAAGCGCTGAACGCGGGCGCGTTGGACGTGGGCTTCACCGGCGATCTGCCGTTCTTATTTGTGTATGCCGCTGGCGCACCGGTAAAAGCGGTGGGGGCCTGGCAAAACAACCCTGACAGCATTGCCTTACTTACCCGCCCGGATTCGGGCATCCACAGCTTAAAAGATCTGAAGGGCAAACAAATTGCCGTCAACCGTGGCGGCTGGGGCCACTATCTGTTGCTGGGTCTGCTGGACAGAGCCGGCCTGAAACCCTCTGACGTCACGCTGCGCTTCCTTGGGCCGGTTGATGGACGTGCCGCGCTCGCCAGTCATGCTGTCGATGCCTGGGCCACCTGGGAACCCTACGTCTCTTCCGCCGTGGTGGTCGATCAGGATCTGTTAGTGCCACAGGGCGGCGGCAAAGGGATCCTGTCCGGTTACTCCTATGCCTTAGCCCGTGAAGAAGCGCTGAAGGATCCGGGCAAACGCAAGGCGATAGCCGACCTGCAGGCACGGCTGGCAAAAGCGCAAATCTGGGCGCAGCACCATCCTGAGGCCTTCGCTAAGGCACTGTCGACCTCACTGGGCATGCCAGAGAACATCACCCAACGCTGGATTGCCAGTGCGCAGATCCGCCCGGTGGAATTCACGCCAAAGCTGGCGAATTCCCTGCAGCAATCCGCCGATTTTTTCTATAAAAATCATGTACTGCCGAAGTCGATTGATGTCCATCAGGCCTTCGATTACAGCCTCTCCAGCCAATCCAATCAGCTGGCCTTAGGCCAGGAGGCAAAACATGAGTGA
- a CDS encoding alpha-keto acid decarboxylase family protein: MQSLTVGEYLLSRLWEAGIGHLFGVPGDYNLQFLDDVITSSEIGWVGCANELNAAYAADGYARCHGAAALLTTFGVGELSALNGVAGSYAEYLPVIHIVGAPATAAAREGLLLHHTLGDGDYRHFMRMSQEVTVAQAILTPENAVEEIDRLLIAALHERRPVYLYLATDVAVAKIIPAATPLATERPCDAATVAAFADAADQLLAGAKNVAMLADFLADRAQQQGKLKQLLTDAPMPFATLLMGKGVLPEQHTGFAGTYAGAASAGHTQQIIEQADVLITVGVLYTDTITAGFTQNIDSAKTLAIGLSSSRIGDKTFTQLPMSAALTALHPLVKRYAAQWPEPEVSPPPLNDVPSDALTQDSFWQAIQHFLKPGDIVLADQGTSAFGAAALRLPEGVTFISQPLWGSIGYTLPAAYGAQVACPDRRVVLLSGDGSAQLTIQELGSMLRDGMKPVIFILNNAGYTVERAIHGEHQRYNDIAAWNWTQLPQALSLNCAAQSWRVEQTVQLVEVMKVIAQSDRLSLVEVVLPPLDVPPLLQAVCEALNKRNSA; the protein is encoded by the coding sequence ATGCAAAGTCTTACCGTTGGGGAGTACCTGCTGTCGCGTTTATGGGAAGCCGGGATTGGGCATCTGTTCGGCGTGCCGGGTGACTACAATTTGCAGTTTCTCGATGATGTTATTACCAGCAGCGAGATTGGTTGGGTTGGCTGCGCCAATGAGTTAAATGCCGCCTACGCGGCCGATGGCTATGCGCGCTGCCACGGCGCGGCGGCGTTACTGACCACCTTTGGCGTCGGTGAGCTGAGTGCGTTAAACGGCGTGGCAGGGAGCTATGCCGAATACTTGCCGGTTATTCATATTGTCGGTGCGCCTGCAACGGCCGCCGCCCGCGAAGGTCTGCTGCTGCACCACACGCTGGGTGACGGTGACTATCGTCACTTTATGCGTATGTCGCAGGAGGTGACGGTCGCCCAGGCGATATTAACGCCAGAGAATGCCGTGGAGGAGATCGACCGGCTGCTGATTGCCGCCTTACATGAACGCCGTCCGGTCTACCTTTACTTAGCAACCGATGTGGCGGTGGCAAAAATCATCCCTGCCGCCACGCCATTGGCGACAGAACGGCCCTGCGATGCGGCGACCGTCGCCGCCTTTGCTGATGCGGCAGACCAACTGCTGGCGGGGGCAAAAAACGTCGCCATGCTGGCGGACTTCCTCGCCGACCGGGCGCAGCAGCAGGGCAAGCTTAAACAGTTGTTAACCGATGCGCCGATGCCGTTTGCCACCTTATTGATGGGTAAGGGCGTGCTCCCCGAGCAGCATACCGGTTTTGCCGGAACCTATGCCGGTGCTGCCAGTGCCGGTCACACCCAGCAAATTATTGAGCAGGCCGACGTGCTGATTACCGTGGGCGTGCTCTATACCGACACCATCACCGCCGGATTCACGCAAAATATCGACAGCGCCAAAACACTCGCTATCGGGCTTTCATCCAGCCGCATTGGAGACAAGACCTTTACCCAGTTGCCGATGAGCGCCGCATTAACCGCGCTGCACCCGCTGGTTAAACGTTATGCCGCGCAATGGCCTGAACCCGAGGTTTCGCCTCCGCCGCTCAACGATGTGCCGTCAGACGCGCTCACGCAGGACAGTTTCTGGCAGGCAATACAGCATTTTCTTAAGCCTGGTGATATTGTGCTGGCCGACCAGGGCACCTCGGCTTTTGGCGCAGCGGCGTTAAGGCTGCCTGAAGGCGTGACCTTTATCAGTCAGCCGTTGTGGGGATCGATTGGCTATACGTTACCCGCTGCTTATGGCGCGCAGGTTGCCTGTCCCGATCGTCGGGTGGTGCTGCTTAGCGGCGATGGATCGGCTCAGCTGACCATCCAGGAATTAGGGTCGATGCTGCGGGATGGTATGAAACCCGTCATCTTTATCCTGAATAATGCAGGATATACTGTCGAGCGGGCGATCCATGGCGAGCATCAACGCTACAATGATATTGCCGCCTGGAACTGGACGCAGCTGCCGCAGGCGCTGAGCCTGAACTGCGCCGCGCAGAGTTGGCGGGTGGAGCAAACGGTGCAACTGGTTGAAGTGATGAAGGTTATCGCGCAAAGCGATCGCCTGTCGCTGGTGGAGGTGGTACTGCCACCACTTGACGTGCCGCCTCTGTTGCAGGCGGTCTGTGAAGCGCTAAATAAACGAAATTCTGCATAA